Proteins encoded by one window of Oenanthe melanoleuca isolate GR-GAL-2019-014 chromosome 20, OMel1.0, whole genome shotgun sequence:
- the LOC130261457 gene encoding DEP domain-containing mTOR-interacting protein-like isoform X4 has product MWNTGAGKGALQLPWLSEPPSANKCCCIHMKHQTFVFPCSPLPALPPHYYIKSNKPLLHLYRSLASQQVCKIPQSLVWPEGLRLHDGKLVKDRRYHLRTYPNCFVAKELTDWLVEHKEAPDRETAIRLLQKLMDHYIIHHAVTALPCVAVCDEHSDYKDAKLLYRFRKDDGTFPLSKDVKVFLRGQSLYEKLVSVEESILKVREENSVKYQRAFLGSEMIDWLVQEGEVENRQEAVELGRALLEHGIIQHVSNRHHFFDSDILYHFWTNFRRRRRLPELLNENCCRALPESPDSPFCLRKLNPEPGNTSFLSVQTNKEIKVVSAVRRSSITSLSGNSNAYFTAPPTLVFPPVPECNPKSVLKRPVTNEELLSPGAPYVKKTLTIVGDAVGWGFVVRGGRPCHIQAVDPGGPAAAAGMKVCQFVFSVNGVYVLHLDYQTISSLIMTGPRTLVMEVMEAIE; this is encoded by the exons atGTGGaacacaggggcagggaaaggagccttgcagctgccctggctcagtGAACCTCCATCAGCAAATAAATGCTGCTGTATCCACATGAAACAtcaaacatttgtttttccctgctccccgcttcctgccctgcctccccaCTATTACATTAAATCAAACAAACCTTTGCTCCATCTTTACAGATCTTTGGCTTCCCAGCAAGTTTGCAAAATCCCTCAGAGTTTGGTTTGGCCAGAGGG GCTCCGTCTGCACGATGGGAAGCTGGTGAAGGACAGGAGGTACCACCTGAGGACCTACCCCAACTGCTTCGTGGCCAAGGAGCTCACGGACTGGCTGGTGGAGCACAAGGAGGCGCCCGACCGCGAGACCGCCATCCGCCTGCTGCAGAAACTGATGGACCACTACATCATCCACCACG cagtgacagccctgccctgtgttgCAGTGTGTGACGAGCACTCGGATTACAAGGACGCCAAGCTGCTCTACCGCTTCCGCAAGGACGACGGCACCTTCCCCCTCAGCAAGGACGTCAAGGTGTTCCTGCGGGGACAGAGCCTCTACGAGAA gctggtgAGCGTGGAGGAGTCCATCCTGAAGGTGAGGGAGGAGAACTCGGTGAAGTACCAGAGGGCTTTCCTGGGCTCCGAGATGATCGACTGGCTGGTTCAGGAGGGAGAAGTGGAGAACAGGCAGGAGGCGGTGGAGCTGGGACGGGCACTGCTGGAGCACGGCATCATTCAGCATG TCTCCAACCGGCATCACTTCTTTGACAGTGACATCCTCTACCACTTCTGGACCAACTTccgccggcggcggcggctgccgGAGCTGCTCAATGAGAACTGCTGCCGCGCCCTGCCCGAGAGCCCCGACAGCCCCTTCTGCCTCCGCAAGCTCAACCCAGAGCCGGGCAACACCAGCTTCCTCTCTG TCCAGACCAACAAGGAGATCAAAGTTGTCTCAGCAGTTCGAAGGAGCAGCATCACTTCCCTCTCTGGAAACTCCAATGCCTACTTCACTGCTCCTCCTACCTTGGTATTCCCTCCTGTGCCTGAGTGCAACCCCAAATCAG TGTTAAAGAGACCTGTCACCAACGaagagctgctgtcccctggggcCCCCTATGTCAAGAAAACGCTGACT atTGTGGGGGATGCAGTGGGCTGGGGGTTCGTGGTTCGAGGGGGAAGACCTTGCCACATCCAGGCAGTGGACCCAGgaggacctgctgctgctgcaggcatgAAG GTGTGCCAGTTTGTTTTCTCAGTGAATGGGGTGTATGTTCTGCATCTGGACTATCAGACCATCAGCAGCCTCATCATGACAGGACCACGGACTCTGGTGATGGAAGTCATGGAAGCCATTGAATGA
- the LOC130261457 gene encoding DEP domain-containing mTOR-interacting protein-like isoform X5 codes for MLRLHDGKLVKDRRYHLRTYPNCFVAKELTDWLVEHKEAPDRETAIRLLQKLMDHYIIHHAVTALPCVAVCDEHSDYKDAKLLYRFRKDDGTFPLSKDVKVFLRGQSLYEKLVSVEESILKVREENSVKYQRAFLGSEMIDWLVQEGEVENRQEAVELGRALLEHGIIQHVSNRHHFFDSDILYHFWTNFRRRRRLPELLNENCCRALPESPDSPFCLRKLNPEPGNTSFLSVQTNKEIKVVSAVRRSSITSLSGNSNAYFTAPPTLVFPPVPECNPKSVLKRPVTNEELLSPGAPYVKKTLTIVGDAVGWGFVVRGGRPCHIQAVDPGGPAAAAGMKVCQFVFSVNGVYVLHLDYQTISSLIMTGPRTLVMEVMEAIE; via the exons at GCTCCGTCTGCACGATGGGAAGCTGGTGAAGGACAGGAGGTACCACCTGAGGACCTACCCCAACTGCTTCGTGGCCAAGGAGCTCACGGACTGGCTGGTGGAGCACAAGGAGGCGCCCGACCGCGAGACCGCCATCCGCCTGCTGCAGAAACTGATGGACCACTACATCATCCACCACG cagtgacagccctgccctgtgttgCAGTGTGTGACGAGCACTCGGATTACAAGGACGCCAAGCTGCTCTACCGCTTCCGCAAGGACGACGGCACCTTCCCCCTCAGCAAGGACGTCAAGGTGTTCCTGCGGGGACAGAGCCTCTACGAGAA gctggtgAGCGTGGAGGAGTCCATCCTGAAGGTGAGGGAGGAGAACTCGGTGAAGTACCAGAGGGCTTTCCTGGGCTCCGAGATGATCGACTGGCTGGTTCAGGAGGGAGAAGTGGAGAACAGGCAGGAGGCGGTGGAGCTGGGACGGGCACTGCTGGAGCACGGCATCATTCAGCATG TCTCCAACCGGCATCACTTCTTTGACAGTGACATCCTCTACCACTTCTGGACCAACTTccgccggcggcggcggctgccgGAGCTGCTCAATGAGAACTGCTGCCGCGCCCTGCCCGAGAGCCCCGACAGCCCCTTCTGCCTCCGCAAGCTCAACCCAGAGCCGGGCAACACCAGCTTCCTCTCTG TCCAGACCAACAAGGAGATCAAAGTTGTCTCAGCAGTTCGAAGGAGCAGCATCACTTCCCTCTCTGGAAACTCCAATGCCTACTTCACTGCTCCTCCTACCTTGGTATTCCCTCCTGTGCCTGAGTGCAACCCCAAATCAG TGTTAAAGAGACCTGTCACCAACGaagagctgctgtcccctggggcCCCCTATGTCAAGAAAACGCTGACT atTGTGGGGGATGCAGTGGGCTGGGGGTTCGTGGTTCGAGGGGGAAGACCTTGCCACATCCAGGCAGTGGACCCAGgaggacctgctgctgctgcaggcatgAAG GTGTGCCAGTTTGTTTTCTCAGTGAATGGGGTGTATGTTCTGCATCTGGACTATCAGACCATCAGCAGCCTCATCATGACAGGACCACGGACTCTGGTGATGGAAGTCATGGAAGCCATTGAATGA
- the LOC130261457 gene encoding DEP domain-containing mTOR-interacting protein-like isoform X6 translates to MLRLHDGKLVKDRRYHLRTYPNCFVAKELTDWLVEHKEAPDRETAIRLLQKLMDHYIIHHVCDEHSDYKDAKLLYRFRKDDGTFPLSKDVKVFLRGQSLYEKLVSVEESILKVREENSVKYQRAFLGSEMIDWLVQEGEVENRQEAVELGRALLEHGIIQHVSNRHHFFDSDILYHFWTNFRRRRRLPELLNENCCRALPESPDSPFCLRKLNPEPGNTSFLSVQTNKEIKVVSAVRRSSITSLSGNSNAYFTAPPTLVFPPVPECNPKSVLKRPVTNEELLSPGAPYVKKTLTIVGDAVGWGFVVRGGRPCHIQAVDPGGPAAAAGMKVCQFVFSVNGVYVLHLDYQTISSLIMTGPRTLVMEVMEAIE, encoded by the exons at GCTCCGTCTGCACGATGGGAAGCTGGTGAAGGACAGGAGGTACCACCTGAGGACCTACCCCAACTGCTTCGTGGCCAAGGAGCTCACGGACTGGCTGGTGGAGCACAAGGAGGCGCCCGACCGCGAGACCGCCATCCGCCTGCTGCAGAAACTGATGGACCACTACATCATCCACCACG TGTGTGACGAGCACTCGGATTACAAGGACGCCAAGCTGCTCTACCGCTTCCGCAAGGACGACGGCACCTTCCCCCTCAGCAAGGACGTCAAGGTGTTCCTGCGGGGACAGAGCCTCTACGAGAA gctggtgAGCGTGGAGGAGTCCATCCTGAAGGTGAGGGAGGAGAACTCGGTGAAGTACCAGAGGGCTTTCCTGGGCTCCGAGATGATCGACTGGCTGGTTCAGGAGGGAGAAGTGGAGAACAGGCAGGAGGCGGTGGAGCTGGGACGGGCACTGCTGGAGCACGGCATCATTCAGCATG TCTCCAACCGGCATCACTTCTTTGACAGTGACATCCTCTACCACTTCTGGACCAACTTccgccggcggcggcggctgccgGAGCTGCTCAATGAGAACTGCTGCCGCGCCCTGCCCGAGAGCCCCGACAGCCCCTTCTGCCTCCGCAAGCTCAACCCAGAGCCGGGCAACACCAGCTTCCTCTCTG TCCAGACCAACAAGGAGATCAAAGTTGTCTCAGCAGTTCGAAGGAGCAGCATCACTTCCCTCTCTGGAAACTCCAATGCCTACTTCACTGCTCCTCCTACCTTGGTATTCCCTCCTGTGCCTGAGTGCAACCCCAAATCAG TGTTAAAGAGACCTGTCACCAACGaagagctgctgtcccctggggcCCCCTATGTCAAGAAAACGCTGACT atTGTGGGGGATGCAGTGGGCTGGGGGTTCGTGGTTCGAGGGGGAAGACCTTGCCACATCCAGGCAGTGGACCCAGgaggacctgctgctgctgcaggcatgAAG GTGTGCCAGTTTGTTTTCTCAGTGAATGGGGTGTATGTTCTGCATCTGGACTATCAGACCATCAGCAGCCTCATCATGACAGGACCACGGACTCTGGTGATGGAAGTCATGGAAGCCATTGAATGA
- the LOC130261457 gene encoding DEP domain-containing mTOR-interacting protein-like isoform X2 has translation MESLSSSLKKKATEHHYRAEVMIAGEQLRLRLHDGKLVKDRRYHLRTYPNCFVAKELTDWLVEHKEAPDRETAIRLLQKLMDHYIIHHVTALPCVAVCDEHSDYKDAKLLYRFRKDDGTFPLSKDVKVFLRGQSLYEKLVSVEESILKVREENSVKYQRAFLGSEMIDWLVQEGEVENRQEAVELGRALLEHGIIQHVSNRHHFFDSDILYHFWTNFRRRRRLPELLNENCCRALPESPDSPFCLRKLNPEPGNTSFLSVQTNKEIKVVSAVRRSSITSLSGNSNAYFTAPPTLVFPPVPECNPKSVLKRPVTNEELLSPGAPYVKKTLTIVGDAVGWGFVVRGGRPCHIQAVDPGGPAAAAGMKVCQFVFSVNGVYVLHLDYQTISSLIMTGPRTLVMEVMEAIE, from the exons ATGgagagcctgagcagcagcctcaaGAAGAAAGCCACGGAGCACCACTACAGGGCTGAGGTGATGattgctggagagcagctgag GCTCCGTCTGCACGATGGGAAGCTGGTGAAGGACAGGAGGTACCACCTGAGGACCTACCCCAACTGCTTCGTGGCCAAGGAGCTCACGGACTGGCTGGTGGAGCACAAGGAGGCGCCCGACCGCGAGACCGCCATCCGCCTGCTGCAGAAACTGATGGACCACTACATCATCCACCACG tgacagccctgccctgtgttgCAGTGTGTGACGAGCACTCGGATTACAAGGACGCCAAGCTGCTCTACCGCTTCCGCAAGGACGACGGCACCTTCCCCCTCAGCAAGGACGTCAAGGTGTTCCTGCGGGGACAGAGCCTCTACGAGAA gctggtgAGCGTGGAGGAGTCCATCCTGAAGGTGAGGGAGGAGAACTCGGTGAAGTACCAGAGGGCTTTCCTGGGCTCCGAGATGATCGACTGGCTGGTTCAGGAGGGAGAAGTGGAGAACAGGCAGGAGGCGGTGGAGCTGGGACGGGCACTGCTGGAGCACGGCATCATTCAGCATG TCTCCAACCGGCATCACTTCTTTGACAGTGACATCCTCTACCACTTCTGGACCAACTTccgccggcggcggcggctgccgGAGCTGCTCAATGAGAACTGCTGCCGCGCCCTGCCCGAGAGCCCCGACAGCCCCTTCTGCCTCCGCAAGCTCAACCCAGAGCCGGGCAACACCAGCTTCCTCTCTG TCCAGACCAACAAGGAGATCAAAGTTGTCTCAGCAGTTCGAAGGAGCAGCATCACTTCCCTCTCTGGAAACTCCAATGCCTACTTCACTGCTCCTCCTACCTTGGTATTCCCTCCTGTGCCTGAGTGCAACCCCAAATCAG TGTTAAAGAGACCTGTCACCAACGaagagctgctgtcccctggggcCCCCTATGTCAAGAAAACGCTGACT atTGTGGGGGATGCAGTGGGCTGGGGGTTCGTGGTTCGAGGGGGAAGACCTTGCCACATCCAGGCAGTGGACCCAGgaggacctgctgctgctgcaggcatgAAG GTGTGCCAGTTTGTTTTCTCAGTGAATGGGGTGTATGTTCTGCATCTGGACTATCAGACCATCAGCAGCCTCATCATGACAGGACCACGGACTCTGGTGATGGAAGTCATGGAAGCCATTGAATGA
- the LOC130261457 gene encoding DEP domain-containing mTOR-interacting protein-like isoform X3 → MESLSSSLKKKATEHHYRAEVMIAGEQLRLRLHDGKLVKDRRYHLRTYPNCFVAKELTDWLVEHKEAPDRETAIRLLQKLMDHYIIHHVCDEHSDYKDAKLLYRFRKDDGTFPLSKDVKVFLRGQSLYEKLVSVEESILKVREENSVKYQRAFLGSEMIDWLVQEGEVENRQEAVELGRALLEHGIIQHVSNRHHFFDSDILYHFWTNFRRRRRLPELLNENCCRALPESPDSPFCLRKLNPEPGNTSFLSVQTNKEIKVVSAVRRSSITSLSGNSNAYFTAPPTLVFPPVPECNPKSVLKRPVTNEELLSPGAPYVKKTLTIVGDAVGWGFVVRGGRPCHIQAVDPGGPAAAAGMKVCQFVFSVNGVYVLHLDYQTISSLIMTGPRTLVMEVMEAIE, encoded by the exons ATGgagagcctgagcagcagcctcaaGAAGAAAGCCACGGAGCACCACTACAGGGCTGAGGTGATGattgctggagagcagctgag GCTCCGTCTGCACGATGGGAAGCTGGTGAAGGACAGGAGGTACCACCTGAGGACCTACCCCAACTGCTTCGTGGCCAAGGAGCTCACGGACTGGCTGGTGGAGCACAAGGAGGCGCCCGACCGCGAGACCGCCATCCGCCTGCTGCAGAAACTGATGGACCACTACATCATCCACCACG TGTGTGACGAGCACTCGGATTACAAGGACGCCAAGCTGCTCTACCGCTTCCGCAAGGACGACGGCACCTTCCCCCTCAGCAAGGACGTCAAGGTGTTCCTGCGGGGACAGAGCCTCTACGAGAA gctggtgAGCGTGGAGGAGTCCATCCTGAAGGTGAGGGAGGAGAACTCGGTGAAGTACCAGAGGGCTTTCCTGGGCTCCGAGATGATCGACTGGCTGGTTCAGGAGGGAGAAGTGGAGAACAGGCAGGAGGCGGTGGAGCTGGGACGGGCACTGCTGGAGCACGGCATCATTCAGCATG TCTCCAACCGGCATCACTTCTTTGACAGTGACATCCTCTACCACTTCTGGACCAACTTccgccggcggcggcggctgccgGAGCTGCTCAATGAGAACTGCTGCCGCGCCCTGCCCGAGAGCCCCGACAGCCCCTTCTGCCTCCGCAAGCTCAACCCAGAGCCGGGCAACACCAGCTTCCTCTCTG TCCAGACCAACAAGGAGATCAAAGTTGTCTCAGCAGTTCGAAGGAGCAGCATCACTTCCCTCTCTGGAAACTCCAATGCCTACTTCACTGCTCCTCCTACCTTGGTATTCCCTCCTGTGCCTGAGTGCAACCCCAAATCAG TGTTAAAGAGACCTGTCACCAACGaagagctgctgtcccctggggcCCCCTATGTCAAGAAAACGCTGACT atTGTGGGGGATGCAGTGGGCTGGGGGTTCGTGGTTCGAGGGGGAAGACCTTGCCACATCCAGGCAGTGGACCCAGgaggacctgctgctgctgcaggcatgAAG GTGTGCCAGTTTGTTTTCTCAGTGAATGGGGTGTATGTTCTGCATCTGGACTATCAGACCATCAGCAGCCTCATCATGACAGGACCACGGACTCTGGTGATGGAAGTCATGGAAGCCATTGAATGA
- the LOC130261457 gene encoding DEP domain-containing mTOR-interacting protein-like isoform X1: MESLSSSLKKKATEHHYRAEVMIAGEQLRLRLHDGKLVKDRRYHLRTYPNCFVAKELTDWLVEHKEAPDRETAIRLLQKLMDHYIIHHAVTALPCVAVCDEHSDYKDAKLLYRFRKDDGTFPLSKDVKVFLRGQSLYEKLVSVEESILKVREENSVKYQRAFLGSEMIDWLVQEGEVENRQEAVELGRALLEHGIIQHVSNRHHFFDSDILYHFWTNFRRRRRLPELLNENCCRALPESPDSPFCLRKLNPEPGNTSFLSVQTNKEIKVVSAVRRSSITSLSGNSNAYFTAPPTLVFPPVPECNPKSVLKRPVTNEELLSPGAPYVKKTLTIVGDAVGWGFVVRGGRPCHIQAVDPGGPAAAAGMKVCQFVFSVNGVYVLHLDYQTISSLIMTGPRTLVMEVMEAIE, encoded by the exons ATGgagagcctgagcagcagcctcaaGAAGAAAGCCACGGAGCACCACTACAGGGCTGAGGTGATGattgctggagagcagctgag GCTCCGTCTGCACGATGGGAAGCTGGTGAAGGACAGGAGGTACCACCTGAGGACCTACCCCAACTGCTTCGTGGCCAAGGAGCTCACGGACTGGCTGGTGGAGCACAAGGAGGCGCCCGACCGCGAGACCGCCATCCGCCTGCTGCAGAAACTGATGGACCACTACATCATCCACCACG cagtgacagccctgccctgtgttgCAGTGTGTGACGAGCACTCGGATTACAAGGACGCCAAGCTGCTCTACCGCTTCCGCAAGGACGACGGCACCTTCCCCCTCAGCAAGGACGTCAAGGTGTTCCTGCGGGGACAGAGCCTCTACGAGAA gctggtgAGCGTGGAGGAGTCCATCCTGAAGGTGAGGGAGGAGAACTCGGTGAAGTACCAGAGGGCTTTCCTGGGCTCCGAGATGATCGACTGGCTGGTTCAGGAGGGAGAAGTGGAGAACAGGCAGGAGGCGGTGGAGCTGGGACGGGCACTGCTGGAGCACGGCATCATTCAGCATG TCTCCAACCGGCATCACTTCTTTGACAGTGACATCCTCTACCACTTCTGGACCAACTTccgccggcggcggcggctgccgGAGCTGCTCAATGAGAACTGCTGCCGCGCCCTGCCCGAGAGCCCCGACAGCCCCTTCTGCCTCCGCAAGCTCAACCCAGAGCCGGGCAACACCAGCTTCCTCTCTG TCCAGACCAACAAGGAGATCAAAGTTGTCTCAGCAGTTCGAAGGAGCAGCATCACTTCCCTCTCTGGAAACTCCAATGCCTACTTCACTGCTCCTCCTACCTTGGTATTCCCTCCTGTGCCTGAGTGCAACCCCAAATCAG TGTTAAAGAGACCTGTCACCAACGaagagctgctgtcccctggggcCCCCTATGTCAAGAAAACGCTGACT atTGTGGGGGATGCAGTGGGCTGGGGGTTCGTGGTTCGAGGGGGAAGACCTTGCCACATCCAGGCAGTGGACCCAGgaggacctgctgctgctgcaggcatgAAG GTGTGCCAGTTTGTTTTCTCAGTGAATGGGGTGTATGTTCTGCATCTGGACTATCAGACCATCAGCAGCCTCATCATGACAGGACCACGGACTCTGGTGATGGAAGTCATGGAAGCCATTGAATGA
- the LOC130261457 gene encoding DEP domain-containing mTOR-interacting protein-like isoform X7 — protein MDHYIIHHAVTALPCVAVCDEHSDYKDAKLLYRFRKDDGTFPLSKDVKVFLRGQSLYEKLVSVEESILKVREENSVKYQRAFLGSEMIDWLVQEGEVENRQEAVELGRALLEHGIIQHVSNRHHFFDSDILYHFWTNFRRRRRLPELLNENCCRALPESPDSPFCLRKLNPEPGNTSFLSVQTNKEIKVVSAVRRSSITSLSGNSNAYFTAPPTLVFPPVPECNPKSVLKRPVTNEELLSPGAPYVKKTLTIVGDAVGWGFVVRGGRPCHIQAVDPGGPAAAAGMKVCQFVFSVNGVYVLHLDYQTISSLIMTGPRTLVMEVMEAIE, from the exons ATGGACCACTACATCATCCACCACG cagtgacagccctgccctgtgttgCAGTGTGTGACGAGCACTCGGATTACAAGGACGCCAAGCTGCTCTACCGCTTCCGCAAGGACGACGGCACCTTCCCCCTCAGCAAGGACGTCAAGGTGTTCCTGCGGGGACAGAGCCTCTACGAGAA gctggtgAGCGTGGAGGAGTCCATCCTGAAGGTGAGGGAGGAGAACTCGGTGAAGTACCAGAGGGCTTTCCTGGGCTCCGAGATGATCGACTGGCTGGTTCAGGAGGGAGAAGTGGAGAACAGGCAGGAGGCGGTGGAGCTGGGACGGGCACTGCTGGAGCACGGCATCATTCAGCATG TCTCCAACCGGCATCACTTCTTTGACAGTGACATCCTCTACCACTTCTGGACCAACTTccgccggcggcggcggctgccgGAGCTGCTCAATGAGAACTGCTGCCGCGCCCTGCCCGAGAGCCCCGACAGCCCCTTCTGCCTCCGCAAGCTCAACCCAGAGCCGGGCAACACCAGCTTCCTCTCTG TCCAGACCAACAAGGAGATCAAAGTTGTCTCAGCAGTTCGAAGGAGCAGCATCACTTCCCTCTCTGGAAACTCCAATGCCTACTTCACTGCTCCTCCTACCTTGGTATTCCCTCCTGTGCCTGAGTGCAACCCCAAATCAG TGTTAAAGAGACCTGTCACCAACGaagagctgctgtcccctggggcCCCCTATGTCAAGAAAACGCTGACT atTGTGGGGGATGCAGTGGGCTGGGGGTTCGTGGTTCGAGGGGGAAGACCTTGCCACATCCAGGCAGTGGACCCAGgaggacctgctgctgctgcaggcatgAAG GTGTGCCAGTTTGTTTTCTCAGTGAATGGGGTGTATGTTCTGCATCTGGACTATCAGACCATCAGCAGCCTCATCATGACAGGACCACGGACTCTGGTGATGGAAGTCATGGAAGCCATTGAATGA